GCAAACCTTGATGAACTATTTTTGCATGTTAAAAAAATTGATCCGTATTTTCAGCCAACAACTGGCTTTGTGAAAGTAAATGATGCCGTAGTGAGCACTGCTGAACCATTAGGGAATTTATATGAGAAATTTGCAGGCGAGCTTGTGATTTCGCCACTTGATGAAAAACGAGCGGTTTTAGATCTTGAGATAAATGATGACGACTTTTGGGAGAATTTTAAACCATTTGAGAAATTTTGTGATCAAGCATGCAAAGAATTTTATGCAAACTTAAAGCCATATTTTTATGCTGATTTTGTGAGAGAATACGAGCCAAATTTTATAGGTGCAGCTGCTATCATACTGGCTCATCATCTTTATAAAAAAGAAAAAAATGATGAAATCATAAGGCTTATCAACAATGAAAATGGCATTTTGATAGCTTGCAAGATTGATGATTTTATCTTTAGCGGAAGCGAAATTTATACCGAAGCGATTAGTTTTTTTAAAGAAATTTTAGGAATAAAAGAGAATGAAACCTCAAAAAATGAGCTTAAAAAGATAAAGAGCTTGGATAAATTTAAAGAGTTCAAAATAGCCGTAAGCGATAAAATCCCTGAAATTTTAGATAAATTTAGAGCAAATTTTATAAATCTAAACATCAAATTTCCTTGTGGATTTGAACTTTTAAAAGTCAACGAAAAGCTTGCATTTGCACTTGCAAGTAAGACCATCTTTAATGCGTTTGATAGCGGGGCTGATTTTTTACTAGCTAGCAATGATACTGAGTTTTATATGTTTGACACACTTTCAAAAAAGCTTGAAAAATTTGCAAACAGAAGCTTGCAGGATTTTTATATTTTAAGAGTTAGCGAACTGATCGAGCTTGAAAATGGCAAAATTCCAGCAAGCCTAAAAGAGCATACGCTAAAAGTAAATCTAGTCTAAAACTAGAGAATTTATTTTTGCAAAGTTGCATTTTGCTCGCTTAGGGCTTCTTCTTTTTCGTCTTCTTGCTTTATCTCATCGTACCTTGCTTTGGCGTTTTCATAAACACCAGCTGGTAGGCTTATGTTTAAATCGTCCCTTAAGCTCATCACATCATCACAAGCATTTTGGTAGCCAAGGTCGCAACTTTTCATGTAATAACTCACGCCAAGCTCGATATTTGAGTGTTTTTTTAGATCACTATCCATTTGCTCATTTACCTCTTCATTTACAAACATATCACCCAAAGCCTCGCACGAAAGAACATCTTTTTGCTCACAGCCATCATAGAAAATTTCATACGCAGTTGCGTAATCTCCGGCATTTAGCGCCTCAATGCCTCTGTCATAATCATCGATGTCAAAGCCAAATGCTAAATTTAAAGCTAGGATTAAAAAAACTATCTTTTTCATATAAAGCTCGGTGCGTCGTTTGAAAATAGTATGAGATCGCCGGCACGCGTATTTTGAGCTAGAATTTCTTGCATTTTATTTTTATCCTTTAAGATGATAATCTTTGCCTTTATGATGTGCTTTAGTAAAACTTCAGCATTTAGTGAGCTTGTGATGATGACGAGATCGAAAATTTCATTTATCACCTTGGCTAAATTTGCATTTTGCTCCGCGTCACTCTCGACGATGCCTGGTGTTAGCAACACTTTTCTGCCAGTATAGGTGCTTACAAGCTCGTAGCTTGCACTCATGCCTGAAAAATTTCCATTAAAGCTATCATCAATTATCAGCTTGCTGCCAGCCTCGATCTTGCTTAGGCGGTGCTCGACGTTTTTCATCTTAGATAGCGCTCTATTTACTGCTTCATCGCTCATTTTCAGATATCTTGCTACCTTGATACAAACGGCTAAATTTGTAGCGTTAAATTTACCAAGCAGCGGCGAAGCGTAGTTTTTGCCATCAAGCATAAATGAAATTCCATCTAAATTTGCATTGATATCTTTTAGACTTTCATCGTAAATTTCTATATTTTGACTTGGCTCTTTTTTTGTCGAACTATGTAAAAATGCCATTTGCAAACGGCTGCTTTGAAGTGCTTCTAGCTTGGTAGAGCGGATATTATCAAGCGTTTTAAAATACTCAATGTGTTGCGCACCGATCTCGCCAACGATTACGATTTGCGGGTTTAGAAATTTTGTGATCTCTAGGATGTCGCCCTTTAGCCTAGCGCCTGCTTCTGCGATGTAAATTTGCGTTTGCTCGCTTAAATTTTCGTTGATATCTTTAATGATGCCTGCCATTGTATTGACGCTGCGTGGCGTTTTATAGCAGACAAAGCTATCTTTTAAAATTTCAAATAAGAAATTTTTGATGCTAGTTTTGCCGTAGCTTGCGGTGATTAGGATTATCTTTAGCTCTTTGTTTGCGCCAAGTTTTTTAAGCGCCTTGTTTTTAAAGCCTTGAAATTTTATCTTTTCTAAAATTTCACTAAAAAATAGGCTCACAACCAAGACAAAAAGTGGCATCGGAGCCAAAAACGCCTTGTGAATGATGAAATTTAAAGCATAGTTTAAGATGATAGCGCAAGCAAGGATCACAAAAAAGTGCTTGATCCTGGCAGTAAAAACTAACTTTTTATCAAGCTTTTTGTGCCAAAGATAAAGAGCTGGCAAAAGCGCAAAGTAAAAATAGATAAAAAACCACTTACCAGTCGTGTAAAAAAGCACCAAAGGCACGATGAAGAAAAGGACGTGCCAAGAGGGCTTTGTGAAGTGAAAGAGCACGCGCTCAGGCCTATATGAAAACCACTGAAAGCAAGTAATCACATAAAAAGCGAGCGCAAAGATAAATAAAACTGTGCTTATGCTTAAAAATATATTCATCTTATCTCCTCGATCCCGCTCTCATCGTCATCTAGAACAACATTTTTTGCTTCATTTGGCTCAAATTTTAGCCCTTTTTCTATCTCGTCACTTATGAATTTAGCGTGAAGTAAAAAGAAAAAATGATCACCATTAAGCGGAAAAAATGAACTATTTTTTATGAGCTTATGTATGCTCTCTCCGCTTGTTATAGGCGTTGCCTTGTCATTTTCTCCCCAGAATATCAAAGCCTTGCCGCTAAAGCTAGCAAAATTCTTCGTAAAATCCTCATCAACTACGTTTTTTAGGGTCTCATACATCACTCTGCTCATACCGCTTACATCTTTTGTGGCAAAGAGTTTGTAAAATTTACCAAAGCCAAAAAGCTTAAAAATTTTAAAAATTGCTATCTTTGCTCGCACGATAAATGGCTTTTTGACAATTATACCGGCTGAGCTTAAAAGCACAAGATATGGCGGCTTTAGAAGCGTTGCGACCTTGCCACCAAAGCTATGACCCACGATGATATCTGGCTTTATGCCAAGCTCATCACAGAAATTTTCAACAATTTTTGCATAATCACTTGTTTTTAACGGATCAGTAATGGAGCTTTTACCAAAGCCTGGCATATCGATATAAACGTGGCAAAAATCACTTAAATAAGAGCCAAAAGCCTTTTTCATTATCTCTTTATTAGCGCCCCAGCCGTGCAAGAAAAGCACTATTTTTTTGCATTTTGGATTTACTACTTCGTAGCTGATCTCATATTCGTCTGAGCCGTATTTTACCGCCCTACTCGCCATCGTTTTCTCTCTTTTTTGCAGTATAAATGCTCTCAAGCACGCTTACTGCCTCGCAAAGGCGCTCATATTCTTCCATATTCAAAAGCACTGCTTCAAATTTATTATTTTTAACAATGACAGCTCTTTTTAATTCATTAGCTCCCACACGAGAGAGCACTGAACTAAAATTTCTAACCACTTCAGTTGCTGTATAAATTTCATCTTTTGTAAAAGTTACCATTGTCGCTCTTTGTGTAAAATTTTACGTAAAATATCACAAACTACTTTATAATCTACTAAATGGCCTAAATTTTTCCGCGACCTTTTACTGAAGTGATCGAGTTTATAAAGCTATAATCGATCTTTATATTACGCTCTCTTGGAAGTGAGTTTGCAAGAGCATTTAAAGTGCTTTCAAAATCCTCAAATAGATAGTTTGCAAGGCTTCCTGGATTTGGATTTATCTCATTTAGATAGACCTCATCATCTATCACAAAAAAGTCGCATCTAATTATCGCCCCGTCAAATCCACAATCATAAATTTTTGAAAAATTAAATTTAAGCTTTTGTTTTAGCTCCTCAGACATTTCAGCTTCTTTGACTTTGTTTTCATTTGAAAAGCTAAGATACTTTTGCTCGTAATCAAGAAATTCTTTCTTTTTTGGCTCTTCGATGATAGAAAATTTTATCTTTCCATCTATCTTACAGCCTGCAAGGTTATACTCTTTTACTTCCTTTATAAAAGGCTCGACAAGCACATCCTTATCAAACTCAAATGCCACGTCTTTTGCATAAGCTAGCTCGCTGGCATCATGCACTATATTTACGCCGATACTACTTCCAAGCCTTGCTGGCTTTAAGATAATAGGATAGTGAAATTTTGGCTGGCTCTCACGAGTTAGCATCTCATAGTCAAGCGCCTTTACGCTAGCTTTTTGCGCTAGAAATTTAGTAAGCTCTTTGTTGTAGCTAAGCGCACTTACTTCAAGCCTTGGACCTATATATTTTATGCCGTAAAAGTCAAAAAGTGCCGCCATTTTGCCATCTTCGCCATCCATGCCGTGGATCAAATTTATAACGACGTCGCACTCTACTTTTTTATCGCCAAAGAGAGAGTGTATGAAAAATCCACCCTTAGACAAAATGAGCTTTTTTGAATTTTTGTATTTGCCAGAGCTAAAGAAATTTGCTCTCATATCTTTTTGCTCGATAAGATAAAAATCTCTATTTGCATCACAAAATATAAATTTTAGCTCTTGTTTTAGGACATTTTTTAAAACTATCGCACTAACTATGCTTATCTCATGTTCATAGCTCTTTGCTCCAAATATCACACCTAAATTCATCTTTTTAATCCTTATCCTAATTTCTTTAATGCTTCTTTTATAAGATCACTCGTATTTTCACTCTTGCACTCAGGCAAAATTTTCACTATCTTCTCACGTTTAAAGCCAAGCGCCTCAAGTGCCAAAAGTGCCTCATTTTGGTAGCTTGGCACACTCTCGTCACTTATTAGCTTTGCGTCACTTAGCTCAGCTATAATGCGTCTAGCAGTCTTTGGTCCGATACCTGGCACGCTTTTAAAAGTATCTGCATCGCCACTTATTATAGCGTTTGTAAATGCTTGCGAGCTAAGGCTTGAGCAAACTGCCATAGCCGTACTAGCTCCTATTCCATTTAGCTTTATTAGTATTTCAAACATCTTTTGCTCGTTTGCGTCTAAAAAGCCGTAGAGTAAATTTGCGTCCTCTCTTATGATCTGCGTTATAGCAAGTTCAACTTTTTCACCTTTACTAAGTTTGGCCGAGCAAAAAAGCGAGATAAAAATTCCATAGCTTACGCCGCTATTTGTTTTAAGTATCACAAATGCGGGATCTTTTTTGCTGACGATACCTTCGATCGCTTTTATCATCATTTAACCTTTTATTCTTAGAAATTTGTATCTGTGTAGTCTTCTAATTTATTTGACTTTTTGATCTTATACTCAGCCTCATCGCCATCACCGATCTTCTCTAAAGTAATGGCATGAGCAGTTTCATTTTGCTTTGAGATATAAGTGACATTTTGTGGAGGATCAACGATAACAAATCTAATCTCATTTAGTTCAACCCAGTTGCCTCTATTTATCACTTTTGCAGAAAATATTCCGTTTTGCATGATCTCAAGCTCATCTTTTAGAGTAGCTAGCAACTCTTTTTTATCTTTAAAAATTTTTAGCAAAGTGTTGTATTCATTGACTAGACCTTGATACTCTTTTAGCTTTTTCATGAAGGTAACTGGCGGTATCACTTTAGCTTTTGAGAGCTCTTCTACCTTTGCTTTTATGGTATAAATCGAGTCTTTATTTTCGTTTATGACATTTTTCTTTGTT
The DNA window shown above is from Campylobacter concisus and carries:
- a CDS encoding Mur ligase family protein; amino-acid sequence: MNIFLSISTVLFIFALAFYVITCFQWFSYRPERVLFHFTKPSWHVLFFIVPLVLFYTTGKWFFIYFYFALLPALYLWHKKLDKKLVFTARIKHFFVILACAIILNYALNFIIHKAFLAPMPLFVLVVSLFFSEILEKIKFQGFKNKALKKLGANKELKIILITASYGKTSIKNFLFEILKDSFVCYKTPRSVNTMAGIIKDINENLSEQTQIYIAEAGARLKGDILEITKFLNPQIVIVGEIGAQHIEYFKTLDNIRSTKLEALQSSRLQMAFLHSSTKKEPSQNIEIYDESLKDINANLDGISFMLDGKNYASPLLGKFNATNLAVCIKVARYLKMSDEAVNRALSKMKNVEHRLSKIEAGSKLIIDDSFNGNFSGMSASYELVSTYTGRKVLLTPGIVESDAEQNANLAKVINEIFDLVIITSSLNAEVLLKHIIKAKIIILKDKNKMQEILAQNTRAGDLILFSNDAPSFI
- a CDS encoding alpha/beta fold hydrolase; its protein translation is MASRAVKYGSDEYEISYEVVNPKCKKIVLFLHGWGANKEIMKKAFGSYLSDFCHVYIDMPGFGKSSITDPLKTSDYAKIVENFCDELGIKPDIIVGHSFGGKVATLLKPPYLVLLSSAGIIVKKPFIVRAKIAIFKIFKLFGFGKFYKLFATKDVSGMSRVMYETLKNVVDEDFTKNFASFSGKALIFWGENDKATPITSGESIHKLIKNSSFFPLNGDHFFFLLHAKFISDEIEKGLKFEPNEAKNVVLDDDESGIEEIR
- a CDS encoding type II toxin-antitoxin system Phd/YefM family antitoxin, which codes for MVTFTKDEIYTATEVVRNFSSVLSRVGANELKRAVIVKNNKFEAVLLNMEEYERLCEAVSVLESIYTAKKRENDGE
- a CDS encoding D-alanine--D-alanine ligase, coding for MNLGVIFGAKSYEHEISIVSAIVLKNVLKQELKFIFCDANRDFYLIEQKDMRANFFSSGKYKNSKKLILSKGGFFIHSLFGDKKVECDVVINLIHGMDGEDGKMAALFDFYGIKYIGPRLEVSALSYNKELTKFLAQKASVKALDYEMLTRESQPKFHYPIILKPARLGSSIGVNIVHDASELAYAKDVAFEFDKDVLVEPFIKEVKEYNLAGCKIDGKIKFSIIEEPKKKEFLDYEQKYLSFSNENKVKEAEMSEELKQKLKFNFSKIYDCGFDGAIIRCDFFVIDDEVYLNEINPNPGSLANYLFEDFESTLNALANSLPRERNIKIDYSFINSITSVKGRGKI
- the ruvA gene encoding Holliday junction branch migration protein RuvA, whose protein sequence is MIKAIEGIVSKKDPAFVILKTNSGVSYGIFISLFCSAKLSKGEKVELAITQIIREDANLLYGFLDANEQKMFEILIKLNGIGASTAMAVCSSLSSQAFTNAIISGDADTFKSVPGIGPKTARRIIAELSDAKLISDESVPSYQNEALLALEALGFKREKIVKILPECKSENTSDLIKEALKKLG